A section of the Pyxidicoccus xibeiensis genome encodes:
- a CDS encoding FHA domain-containing protein has translation MMTVQELRALSRQLTESFFCRQVGPFVLVQKPPSPVMAQLALKMGAARTTMARDIPSLERQQVALWLHFDALTVATLPPVEGQDVLTVGRQPDCDLVVNEPSVSKRHAQLCWHGPAAGCTLVDLRSSNGTFINAKQLEPGGELHVRDGDLLGFGDATFAFLLAPSFYVKMRQRASL, from the coding sequence ATGATGACCGTCCAGGAGCTGCGAGCGCTGAGCAGGCAGCTGACCGAGTCGTTCTTCTGCCGCCAGGTGGGGCCCTTCGTGCTGGTGCAGAAGCCGCCCAGCCCGGTGATGGCGCAGCTGGCGCTGAAGATGGGCGCCGCGCGCACGACGATGGCTCGCGACATCCCCAGCCTGGAGCGGCAGCAGGTGGCCCTCTGGCTCCACTTCGACGCGCTCACCGTGGCCACGCTGCCGCCCGTGGAGGGCCAGGACGTGCTCACCGTGGGCCGCCAGCCGGACTGTGACCTGGTGGTGAACGAGCCCTCCGTCTCCAAGCGCCACGCGCAGCTGTGCTGGCACGGCCCCGCCGCGGGCTGCACGCTGGTGGACCTGCGCTCCAGCAACGGCACCTTCATCAACGCGAAGCAGCTGGAGCCGGGCGGTGAGCTGCACGTGCGAGACGGCGACCTGCTGGGCTTCGGCGATGCGACGTTCGCCTTCCTGCTCGCGCCCTCGTTCTACGTGAAGATGCGGCAGCGCGCCTCCCTGTGA